The Pyrococcus horikoshii OT3 genome includes a window with the following:
- a CDS encoding MFS transporter produces MKTRKNTILQGIRERAGKARRNTLKRNITFFAIGMFFANLAWGIGYPYLTVYMKIIGGTMFLVGLLSVIYNLTSAIFQYPFGYLSDKIGKRKPFIILGVLFSGTTYVLVIFISTPILLLSLRGTQGALGASFAPAHSALISELSTRVGSMFGFFNFVENMGFMVGNFLGGYIVKKVGIKSAFLATSIVSLVSILFLTQVKERERKKKNIGSFLPIREGRESEKVEMKSSAFKMLMKGELGAFYLSVLLAMIASGEVYATVPVYFQEKFGEEFVGFLLGIDSLAAALGSLLIGRLIDKYGEKVFYKLAILGYILTFIGYAWATTIIIMALVSLLSGVKWAMITSSASTYVARRVPHRERGQGMGLLNTMMTLGWVIGPLIGGLIADNFGFSVMLYSTTLPLIVSFLLAFKS; encoded by the coding sequence ATGAAAACGAGAAAGAACACAATTCTTCAGGGTATCCGAGAAAGGGCTGGAAAAGCCAGAAGAAACACCCTTAAGAGGAATATAACCTTCTTTGCAATAGGGATGTTCTTTGCAAACTTAGCTTGGGGGATTGGATATCCATACTTAACTGTGTACATGAAGATTATAGGGGGAACGATGTTTTTAGTGGGTTTATTAAGTGTTATCTACAACTTAACCTCAGCAATCTTTCAGTATCCATTTGGATATCTTTCAGATAAAATTGGAAAGAGAAAGCCATTCATAATTTTGGGAGTTCTATTCTCGGGTACCACATACGTTTTAGTCATCTTTATATCAACACCGATCCTCCTTCTATCCCTAAGAGGTACCCAAGGGGCATTAGGAGCTTCCTTCGCACCAGCGCATTCAGCATTGATATCGGAACTTTCTACTAGGGTAGGTTCAATGTTTGGCTTCTTTAATTTCGTGGAGAATATGGGGTTCATGGTAGGGAATTTCCTGGGTGGGTATATAGTGAAAAAGGTGGGAATAAAAAGTGCATTTTTGGCAACCTCCATAGTTTCTCTGGTCTCAATATTGTTCTTGACCCAAGTAAAGGAGAGAGAAAGGAAAAAGAAGAATATTGGTAGTTTTCTTCCAATTAGAGAGGGTAGAGAGTCCGAAAAAGTTGAAATGAAGAGTTCAGCATTTAAAATGTTAATGAAGGGGGAACTTGGAGCGTTCTATCTCTCAGTTTTACTGGCGATGATTGCCTCAGGAGAAGTTTATGCAACCGTTCCAGTGTATTTTCAAGAGAAGTTCGGAGAGGAATTTGTTGGGTTTTTACTTGGAATAGATTCCCTGGCAGCGGCCCTAGGATCACTTCTAATTGGAAGGCTAATAGATAAATACGGAGAAAAGGTATTTTACAAGCTGGCAATTCTTGGATATATATTAACGTTCATAGGTTATGCTTGGGCTACCACTATCATCATTATGGCCCTAGTGTCATTGCTATCGGGAGTGAAATGGGCCATGATTACCAGTTCTGCATCGACTTACGTTGCAAGAAGAGTACCACACAGGGAAAGAGGTCAGGGTATGGGACTTTTAAACACGATGATGACTCTGGGATGGGTGATAGGTCCTTTAATTGGAGGGTTAATAGCAGATAATTTCGGATTCTCAGTAATGCTTTATTCTACAACCCTACCATTAATAGTGAGCTTTCTACTCGCCTTCAAATCCTAA
- a CDS encoding aspartate racemase, whose protein sequence is MKTIGILGGMGPLATAELFRRIVIKTPAKRDQEHPKVIIFNNPQIPDRTAYILGKGEDPRPQLIWTAKRLEECGADFIIMPCNTAHAFVEDIRKAIKIPIISMIEETAKKVKELGFKKAGLLATTGTIVSGVYEKEFSKYGVEIMTPTEDEQKDVMRGIYEGVKAGNLKLGRELLLKTAKILEERGAECIIAGCTEVSVVLKQDDLKVPLIDPMDVIAEVAVKVALEK, encoded by the coding sequence ATGAAAACGATAGGTATACTTGGTGGTATGGGTCCGTTAGCTACGGCCGAACTCTTCAGGAGAATTGTCATTAAAACCCCGGCAAAGAGGGATCAGGAACACCCGAAGGTTATAATATTCAATAATCCTCAAATTCCTGATAGAACTGCTTATATTCTTGGTAAAGGAGAAGATCCAAGACCACAACTTATCTGGACGGCTAAAAGACTAGAAGAGTGTGGGGCCGACTTTATAATAATGCCTTGTAACACCGCGCATGCGTTTGTTGAGGATATAAGGAAGGCTATCAAGATCCCCATAATTAGCATGATAGAAGAAACTGCAAAAAAAGTAAAAGAGTTAGGGTTCAAAAAAGCTGGCTTGCTAGCTACTACTGGAACTATAGTGAGTGGAGTTTATGAAAAAGAGTTTTCCAAGTATGGAGTTGAAATCATGACTCCAACGGAAGATGAGCAGAAAGATGTTATGAGAGGGATATATGAGGGGGTTAAAGCCGGGAATTTGAAGCTTGGAAGAGAGCTACTACTTAAGACTGCAAAAATCCTAGAGGAGAGAGGAGCAGAGTGCATAATAGCTGGATGTACCGAAGTTAGTGTAGTTCTTAAGCAGGATGATCTAAAAGTTCCCCTCATAGATCCTATGGATGTTATAGCAGAAGTTGCCGTTAAGGTTGCATTAGAAAAGTAA
- a CDS encoding cob(I)yrinic acid a,c-diamide adenosyltransferase produces the protein MRITTKVGDKGSTRLFGGEEVWKDSPIIEANGTLDELTSFIGEAKHYVDEEMKGILEEIQNDIYKIMGEIGSKGKIEGISEERIKWLEGLISRYEEMVNLKSFVLPGGTLESAKLDVCRTIARRAERKVATVLREFGIGKEALVYLNRLSDLLFLLARVIEIEKNKLKEVRS, from the coding sequence ATGAGAATAACAACCAAGGTTGGAGACAAAGGATCGACACGGCTGTTTGGAGGAGAGGAAGTCTGGAAAGATTCCCCAATCATAGAGGCAAACGGAACCTTAGATGAACTAACGAGTTTTATAGGGGAAGCCAAGCACTACGTTGACGAGGAGATGAAAGGGATCCTAGAGGAAATTCAAAACGACATTTACAAGATAATGGGAGAAATAGGAAGTAAGGGAAAGATAGAAGGAATCAGTGAGGAGAGAATAAAGTGGCTCGAAGGGCTTATATCTAGGTATGAAGAAATGGTCAATTTAAAGTCTTTTGTACTCCCAGGAGGAACTCTCGAAAGTGCTAAGCTTGATGTATGCAGAACCATAGCTAGGAGGGCCGAAAGAAAGGTTGCTACAGTATTAAGAGAATTTGGTATAGGTAAGGAGGCGTTAGTTTACTTAAATAGGCTTAGTGATCTTCTATTCTTGCTCGCAAGAGTTATTGAAATCGAAAAGAACAAACTTAAGGAGGTCAGATCATGA
- a CDS encoding transglutaminase-like domain-containing protein — protein MKKVSVIIFIVIMLGIGCLNLNESIKETCPRTSNITQAMSCYIPEDFEILKGVAEEIPGGTIEWKIWNILEWEEDHLSYDNNKGSDIILKPSEFIKVGEGVCTDYAVLTAGLLLASNISPVYLMIFHFMEDPTLHAAVAVNISGKLFILDQRLPPKNLDSYLIQFSKLEGKIILFAEMYKVEMKKGRVVVSGRKYLDLSNFGFYPGNISLDMLENLLLSEFQRRTNLFPRIDLKTVLPQGLKERKVWMIKFENFKLFYDDTFVEQYSNFIADEILKNEKIKSDISRYSAFWISIKLEGDDLIVRLFLGR, from the coding sequence GTGAAGAAAGTTTCAGTTATTATATTTATAGTCATAATGTTGGGAATTGGGTGCTTAAATCTAAATGAAAGCATTAAAGAAACGTGCCCCAGGACCTCCAATATAACTCAAGCTATGTCATGCTACATCCCCGAGGATTTTGAAATTCTTAAAGGAGTTGCTGAGGAAATTCCTGGGGGTACGATAGAGTGGAAGATCTGGAATATACTCGAATGGGAAGAAGACCACCTTAGTTATGATAACAATAAGGGAAGCGATATCATACTGAAACCCTCAGAGTTTATAAAAGTTGGAGAGGGAGTTTGTACAGATTATGCAGTATTAACGGCCGGACTTCTTCTGGCATCGAACATAAGCCCTGTATATCTTATGATATTTCACTTCATGGAGGATCCAACTCTTCACGCTGCGGTGGCCGTTAACATTTCCGGAAAACTCTTCATTTTAGATCAAAGGCTTCCACCAAAGAACTTGGATTCATATTTGATCCAATTCTCAAAACTTGAGGGAAAAATAATTTTATTTGCTGAGATGTACAAGGTCGAAATGAAAAAGGGAAGAGTTGTAGTATCAGGACGTAAATATCTAGATCTGAGCAATTTTGGATTTTACCCAGGTAACATCTCCTTAGATATGTTAGAGAATCTTCTCCTATCGGAATTTCAGAGAAGAACTAATTTGTTCCCCAGGATAGACCTTAAAACTGTGCTCCCACAAGGGCTCAAAGAGAGAAAAGTCTGGATGATTAAATTTGAGAACTTCAAGCTATTTTACGACGATACATTCGTAGAGCAATATTCAAATTTCATAGCGGACGAAATATTAAAGAATGAAAAAATCAAATCAGACATCTCACGATATTCCGCATTCTGGATTTCTATAAAGCTTGAAGGGGATGATTTAATAGTTAGGCTTTTCTTGGGTAGGTAG